Proteins from one Juglans microcarpa x Juglans regia isolate MS1-56 chromosome 1S, Jm3101_v1.0, whole genome shotgun sequence genomic window:
- the LOC121246695 gene encoding solute carrier family 25 member 44 gives MNLSAAEEKSSGQEIHIPADIDWEMLDKSKFFFLGAALFSGVSGILYPVVVLKTRQQVAQSQVPGIKTAFWMVRNEGFRALYRGFGTSLTGTIPARALYMGALEVTKSNVGTATIGLGFSEPMAATIANAAAGLSAAMAAQLVWTPIDVVSQRLMVQGAVSFGHGGGNMNSGVAKASACKYLNGIDAFRKILNTDGPKGLYRGFGISILTYAPSNAVWWASYSVAQRMVWGGIGWYSCKKDEDSNENRLRAFRPDSKTIMAVQGVSAAMAGGMSALITMPLDTIKTRLQVLDGEENGRRGPTVAQTIRNLVKEGGWTACYRGLGPRWASMSMSATTMITTYELLKRMSTKSQEALT, from the coding sequence ATGAATTTGAGCGCGGCCGAAGAAAAATCGTCGGGGCAAGAGATTCACATCCCGGCCGATATCGACTGGGAAATGCTTGACAAGTCGAAGTTTTTCTTCCTCGGTGCCGCGCTCTTTTCGGGCGTATCGGGCATACTTTATCCGGTTGTGGTGTTGAAAACTAGGCAACAAGTAGCTCAATCCCAAGTTCCTGGCATCAAGACCGCTTTTTGGATGGTGAGGAATGAAGGTTTCCGGGCATTGTATAGAGGGTTTGGGACTTCTCTCACGGGCACGATCCCTGCCCGGGCTCTTTATATGGGGGCGCTAGAGGTTACGAAGAGTAACGTGGGAACAGCCACTATTGGTTTAGGGTTTTCGGAGCCGATGGCCGCAACAATCGCAAATGCTGCCGCTGGTTTGAGCGCGGCAATGGCTGCGCAACTTGTATGGACCCCGATTGATGTGGTGAGCCAAAGGCTGATGGTTCAAGGTGCTGTTAGTTTCGGCCATGGTGGTGGTAACATGAATTCAGGTGTTGCTAAGGCATCGGCGTGTAAATATCTTAATGGGATCGATGCATTTAGGAAGATTTTGAATACGGATGGACCGAAGGGATTGTATCGGGGGTTCGGGATATCAATTTTGACGTATGCACCATCAAATGCAGTGTGGTGGGCGTCTTACTCTGTGGCGCAAAGGATGGTTTGGGGTGGAATTGGGTGGTACTCTTGCAAGAAAGATGAGGATAGCAATGAGAATAGGCTGAGAGCGTTTAGGCCagattcaaaaacaataatggCGGTTCAGGGAGTCAGTGCAGCCATGGCGGGTGGCATGTCAGCTTTAATCACAATGCCACTCGATACAATTAAAACCAGGCTGCAAGTTTTGGATGGGGAAGAGAACGGACGTCGAGGACCAACTGTTGCACAGACAATCAGGAATTTGGTCAAGGAAGGCGGTTGGACGGCTTGTTACAGAGGATTGGGGCCTCGGTGGGCTTCAATGTCAATGTCTGCAACAACAATGATCACTACCTATGAGCTTCTGAAACGGATGTCGACAAAGAGTCAAGAGGCCTTGACATGA